A single Actinomadura algeriensis DNA region contains:
- a CDS encoding N-acyl-D-amino-acid deacylase family protein: MTIIKGATVVDGTGAPGRVADVRLADGRIAEIGARPTGGGRTIDAAGLVLAPGFIDMHAHSDLAVLTDPDHLAKVSQGVTLEVLGQDGLSYAPADDTTLAQIRRTIAGWNGDPDGFDWSWRGVGEYLDRLDEGIAVNACYLVPQGAVRMLAMGWDDRAPTPAELDRQRELVADGMREGAVGMSSGLTYTPGMYADGNELAELLRVVASLGGFYAPHHRSYGAGALEAYAEMVELSRRTGCALHLAHATMNFGVNKGRAPELLALLDAAVADGCDISLDTYPYLPGSTTLAALLPSWASEGGPDALRARLADTGERARIRHTMEVEGSDGCHGVPSEWDTIEISGSPNAQVIGRTIADLAAESGRDAFDVYCERLIADDLATTILQHVGHEENVRAIMRHPAHTGGSDGLLAAAKPHPRAWGTFPRYLGHYVRELGVLSLEECVAHLTGRAARRLRLAERGLVRPGYHADLVLFDPETVRDAATFDEPRRQADGVPYVFVGGTAVIDGGSRTGALPGRSLRRAPDGSTR; encoded by the coding sequence ATGACGATCATCAAGGGCGCGACGGTCGTCGACGGCACCGGCGCGCCCGGACGCGTCGCCGACGTGCGGCTCGCGGACGGCCGTATCGCCGAGATCGGCGCGCGGCCGACCGGCGGCGGCCGGACGATCGACGCGGCCGGGCTCGTCCTCGCGCCCGGCTTCATCGACATGCACGCCCACTCCGACCTGGCGGTGCTCACCGACCCCGACCACCTCGCGAAGGTGAGCCAGGGCGTGACCCTGGAGGTCCTCGGGCAGGACGGCCTGTCGTACGCGCCCGCCGACGACACGACCCTCGCGCAGATCCGCCGCACCATCGCCGGATGGAACGGCGACCCGGACGGTTTCGACTGGTCGTGGCGCGGCGTCGGCGAGTACCTCGACCGGCTCGACGAGGGCATCGCCGTCAACGCGTGCTACCTCGTCCCGCAGGGCGCCGTCCGGATGCTGGCGATGGGCTGGGACGACCGCGCGCCGACGCCCGCCGAGCTCGACCGGCAGCGCGAGCTGGTCGCGGACGGCATGCGCGAGGGGGCCGTCGGGATGTCGAGCGGCCTCACCTACACGCCCGGCATGTACGCGGACGGGAACGAGCTCGCCGAGCTGCTGCGCGTCGTGGCGTCCCTCGGCGGGTTCTACGCGCCGCACCACCGCTCGTACGGGGCGGGCGCGCTGGAGGCGTACGCCGAGATGGTGGAGCTGTCGCGCCGCACCGGCTGCGCCCTGCACCTGGCCCACGCCACCATGAACTTCGGCGTGAACAAGGGCCGCGCGCCGGAGCTGCTCGCCCTGCTCGACGCAGCCGTCGCCGACGGCTGCGACATCAGCCTCGACACCTACCCCTACCTCCCCGGCTCGACGACGCTGGCCGCGCTGCTGCCGTCCTGGGCGTCGGAGGGCGGCCCGGACGCGCTCCGCGCCCGCCTCGCCGATACCGGCGAACGCGCCCGGATCCGGCACACGATGGAGGTCGAGGGGTCGGACGGCTGCCACGGCGTCCCGTCCGAATGGGACACGATCGAGATCTCCGGATCCCCGAACGCGCAGGTCATCGGGCGGACGATCGCCGACCTCGCCGCCGAGTCCGGACGCGACGCGTTCGACGTCTACTGCGAGCGGCTCATCGCCGACGATCTCGCGACGACGATCCTGCAGCACGTCGGGCACGAGGAGAACGTGCGGGCGATCATGCGCCATCCGGCCCACACGGGGGGCTCCGACGGCCTGCTGGCCGCCGCGAAGCCGCATCCGCGGGCGTGGGGCACGTTCCCCCGCTACCTCGGCCACTACGTCCGCGAGCTGGGCGTCCTGTCGCTGGAGGAGTGCGTCGCGCACCTCACCGGACGGGCCGCGCGGCGGCTCCGGCTCGCCGAACGCGGGCTCGTCCGTCCGGGGTACCACGCCGACCTCGTGCTGTTCGACCCCGAGACCGTCCGCGACGCCGCCACGTTCGACGAGCCCCGGCGGCAGGCGGACGGCGTCCCGTACGTGTTCGTCGGCGGCACCGCCGTCATCGACGGCGGGTCGCGCACCGGCGCGCTCCCCGGACGGTCGCTGCGCCGCGCCCCGGACGGCTCGACCCGCTGA
- a CDS encoding ABC transporter permease, producing the protein MNAAPEIGPVLGLVLVALAASAALLARFGGLGVGRDVAVASGRAVVQLAAVSLLIAAVLERAGWTALFILGMVAVAVATAGRRITGRSRGSGWWTAVPIAAGVAPVLGLVVGSGVVPARPVAVLPIAGIMIGGAMTSTGLTGRRALDELDTRRGEYEGGLALGLLPRDAALEVARPAAALALFPVLDQTRTVGLVTLPGAFVGVLLGGADPIEAGAIQLLVLIGLLAVEAIAVLITLELVATGRLHSP; encoded by the coding sequence GTGAACGCGGCGCCGGAGATCGGGCCCGTGCTCGGGCTGGTGCTGGTGGCGCTCGCGGCGTCGGCCGCGCTGCTGGCGCGGTTCGGCGGGCTCGGCGTCGGACGGGACGTGGCGGTCGCGTCGGGGCGGGCGGTGGTGCAGCTCGCGGCGGTGTCGCTGCTGATCGCGGCGGTGCTGGAGCGCGCGGGCTGGACGGCGCTGTTCATCCTCGGGATGGTAGCGGTCGCGGTCGCGACGGCCGGTCGCCGCATCACCGGGCGGTCGCGGGGTTCCGGCTGGTGGACGGCGGTGCCGATCGCCGCCGGGGTCGCGCCGGTGCTGGGGCTCGTCGTCGGGTCGGGCGTGGTCCCGGCCCGTCCGGTGGCGGTGCTGCCGATCGCCGGGATCATGATCGGCGGCGCGATGACGTCGACGGGGCTGACCGGGCGGCGCGCGCTGGACGAGCTGGACACGCGGCGCGGCGAGTACGAGGGCGGCCTGGCGCTCGGGCTGCTCCCCCGCGACGCGGCGCTGGAGGTGGCCCGCCCGGCGGCGGCGCTCGCGCTGTTCCCGGTGCTGGACCAAACGCGGACGGTCGGCCTGGTGACGCTGCCGGGCGCGTTCGTCGGGGTGCTGCTGGGCGGCGCGGACCCGATCGAGGCCGGGGCGATCCAGCTCCTGGTCCTCATCGGCCTGCTGGCCGTCGAGGCGATCGCGGTACTGATCACCCTGGAACTGGTCGCCACCGGCCGCCTCCACAGCCCCTAG
- a CDS encoding IclR family transcriptional regulator, with translation MSQSLARALGILIELGEGPRNLDELAATAGVHKTTVLRLLRTLEEERFVHRDGDHRFHLGSRMFALARASLEQHGIRDVAAPHLAKLNEATGQTIHLGVLEGDPEISHSVVYLAKYDSRHAIRMYSRVGLPMPLHATAIAKVLLADLPAPRRRRIAESIEYTRFTEHTITGPSELLAELDRVAEQGHAMDDAEHETFIRCVGVPVRDASGRVVAAVSISVPEIVLDRDAVLGLLPDLLATARAISTDYGHTEGNPE, from the coding sequence ATGAGCCAGAGCCTCGCGCGCGCGCTCGGCATCCTGATCGAACTGGGCGAGGGCCCCCGCAACCTGGACGAACTCGCCGCGACCGCGGGCGTCCACAAGACGACCGTCCTCCGCCTCCTGCGCACCCTCGAAGAGGAACGGTTCGTCCACCGCGACGGCGACCACCGCTTCCACCTCGGCTCGCGCATGTTCGCCCTCGCCCGCGCGTCCCTCGAACAGCACGGCATCCGCGACGTCGCCGCGCCGCACCTCGCGAAACTCAACGAGGCCACCGGGCAGACGATCCACCTCGGCGTCCTCGAAGGCGACCCCGAGATCAGCCACAGCGTCGTTTACCTCGCCAAGTACGACTCCCGGCACGCGATCCGCATGTACTCGCGAGTGGGACTGCCGATGCCGCTGCACGCCACCGCGATCGCGAAGGTCCTGCTGGCCGATCTCCCGGCACCCCGCCGCCGCCGCATCGCCGAGTCCATCGAGTACACGCGCTTCACCGAGCACACGATCACCGGCCCGTCCGAACTGCTCGCCGAACTCGACCGCGTCGCCGAACAGGGCCACGCGATGGACGACGCCGAGCACGAGACGTTCATCCGCTGCGTCGGCGTCCCCGTCCGCGACGCCTCCGGGCGCGTCGTCGCGGCCGTCTCGATCTCGGTGCCCGAGATCGTCCTCGACCGCGACGCCGTCCTCGGCCTGCTCCCCGACCTCCTCGCCACCGCACGTGCCATCTCCACCGACTACGGACACACGGAAGGAAACCCGGAATGA
- a CDS encoding RidA family protein: MSNKTQISTKGAPAAAWAFSQGVRKGPLLQVSGQGPQDPETGAYVHEGDVKAQTTRVLENLKAILEAGGASVEDVLMFRVYLKTRDDFPAMNEAYGEFVKANCPSGVLPCRTTVAVELPHPAMLVEIDALACVD; this comes from the coding sequence ATGAGCAACAAGACGCAGATCAGCACGAAGGGCGCCCCGGCCGCCGCATGGGCGTTCTCCCAGGGCGTCCGCAAGGGCCCGCTGCTGCAGGTCTCCGGCCAGGGCCCGCAGGACCCCGAGACCGGCGCGTACGTACACGAAGGCGACGTGAAGGCCCAGACCACGCGCGTCCTGGAGAACCTCAAGGCGATCCTCGAAGCCGGTGGCGCGAGCGTCGAGGACGTCCTGATGTTCCGCGTCTACCTCAAGACCCGCGACGACTTCCCCGCGATGAACGAGGCCTACGGCGAGTTCGTCAAGGCGAACTGCCCGAGCGGCGTCCTGCCCTGCCGCACCACCGTCGCCGTCGAACTCCCGCACCCGGCCATGCTCGTCGAGATCGACGCCCTCGCCTGCGTCGACTGA
- a CDS encoding sugar kinase has protein sequence MDSTPTVVCVGETMAVLLPERPGPLEDVPSFRHSCGGAEANVARGLVALGVPAAWAGRVGADGFGRRVLRELAAAGVDVRAATTDPDRPTGLYVKEAGPSGSVLHYYRDGSAGSAIGPDLLGDPLFAGARLVHLSGITAALSDSALALTRALLARPRDHLVSFDLNWRPALWRRRDPAVLRPLLDAADIVMLGADEAAAVLGTADPDALRALLPGPSTLVIKDDAHQAIAVTADGTVTEPALNVEVVEPVGAGDAFAAGYLAGTLRGYGPRRRLRLGHLAAAATLVVPGDHGPPPPPDLVEALLAASPDAWAGTTVRATGITRPVEETTS, from the coding sequence ATGGACAGCACACCGACGGTCGTCTGCGTGGGCGAGACGATGGCGGTCCTGCTGCCCGAGCGGCCCGGCCCGCTGGAGGACGTCCCGTCCTTCCGCCACTCGTGCGGCGGCGCCGAGGCCAACGTCGCGCGCGGGCTCGTCGCCCTCGGCGTCCCCGCAGCCTGGGCCGGACGGGTCGGCGCCGACGGGTTCGGCCGCCGCGTCCTGCGCGAACTCGCGGCCGCCGGCGTCGACGTCCGCGCCGCCACGACCGACCCCGACCGCCCCACCGGCCTGTACGTGAAGGAGGCCGGGCCGTCCGGCAGCGTCCTGCACTACTACCGGGACGGCTCCGCGGGCTCGGCGATCGGCCCCGACCTGCTCGGCGACCCGCTGTTCGCGGGCGCGCGGCTCGTCCACCTGTCCGGGATCACGGCCGCCCTCTCGGATTCCGCGCTCGCCCTCACCCGCGCACTCCTCGCGCGCCCGCGCGACCACCTGGTCAGCTTCGACCTGAACTGGCGGCCCGCGCTCTGGCGGCGCCGCGACCCGGCCGTCCTGCGCCCCCTCCTCGACGCCGCCGACATCGTCATGCTCGGCGCCGACGAGGCCGCCGCCGTCCTCGGCACCGCCGACCCGGACGCGCTGCGCGCGCTCCTGCCCGGACCGTCCACGCTCGTCATCAAGGACGACGCCCACCAGGCGATCGCGGTCACCGCCGACGGCACCGTCACCGAACCCGCGCTGAACGTCGAGGTCGTCGAGCCGGTCGGGGCGGGGGACGCCTTCGCCGCCGGATACCTGGCCGGTACGCTGCGCGGGTACGGCCCGCGGCGCCGCCTGCGGCTCGGCCATCTGGCCGCGGCCGCCACGCTCGTCGTACCCGGCGACCACGGGCCCCCGCCCCCGCCGGACCTGGTGGAAGCCCTCCTCGCCGCGTCACCGGACGCGTGGGCGGGCACCACCGTGCGCGCCACGGGCATCACCCGCCCGGTGGAGGAGACGACTTCATGA
- a CDS encoding sensor histidine kinase, which produces MNGRVVQESRWQARRRTPWRGFRLGLLAFPAMFVGSWFLLVLMTLGLGLGVLLFPSASNLLRGQTDLYRRLIERWTGTRIDRPYLPDPERLEDGFKGRFRLLSSRLQDPATWRDYLWTLADPIVVFFTAALPGWLILYGIWGYLCAGFAGEIIVNAGGSDWYGFVHVGPHYPADENARIATVALGTVFIVAGFLSAPRLLAVYGRWGRSLLGPTEKSRLALRVRHLTESRTEAVDASAAELRRIERDLHDGAQARLVAMGMSLGAIEHLLDKDPEKARILLAKTRESSAKALHELRDLVRGIHPPVLADRGIGDAIKALALDHPMRTEVTVELDGRPEPPVESAAYFAVSEILTNAAKHSDGTRLWIDVRHEAGMLRISVTDDGRGGASLADGTGLRGVERRIGTFDGVLALNSPAGGPTIATLELPCALSSPKTSLS; this is translated from the coding sequence GTGAACGGTCGAGTGGTGCAGGAAAGCCGGTGGCAGGCCCGCCGGAGGACGCCGTGGCGCGGGTTCCGGCTGGGGCTGCTGGCGTTCCCCGCGATGTTCGTCGGGTCCTGGTTCTTGCTGGTTCTCATGACGCTCGGGCTCGGGCTCGGGGTGCTGTTGTTCCCGTCCGCGTCGAACCTGCTGCGCGGCCAGACGGACCTGTACCGGCGGCTCATCGAACGGTGGACGGGCACCCGCATCGACCGTCCGTACCTGCCCGACCCCGAGCGGCTCGAGGACGGGTTCAAGGGCAGGTTCCGGCTGCTGTCGTCGCGGTTGCAGGACCCCGCGACCTGGCGCGACTACCTGTGGACGCTCGCCGACCCGATCGTCGTGTTCTTCACTGCGGCGCTCCCCGGCTGGCTGATCCTGTACGGGATCTGGGGGTACCTCTGCGCCGGGTTCGCCGGTGAGATCATCGTGAACGCGGGCGGCAGCGACTGGTACGGGTTCGTGCACGTCGGCCCCCACTATCCCGCCGACGAGAACGCCCGCATCGCCACCGTCGCCCTCGGCACCGTCTTCATCGTCGCCGGGTTCCTCAGCGCGCCGCGCCTGCTCGCCGTGTACGGGCGGTGGGGACGGTCGCTGCTCGGGCCCACGGAGAAGTCGCGGCTGGCGCTGCGCGTCCGGCACCTGACGGAGTCGCGGACGGAGGCCGTGGACGCGTCGGCGGCGGAACTCCGGCGGATCGAGCGGGACCTGCACGACGGGGCGCAGGCGCGGCTCGTCGCGATGGGGATGAGCCTCGGCGCGATCGAGCACCTCCTCGACAAGGACCCGGAGAAGGCGCGGATCCTGCTGGCGAAGACGCGCGAGTCGTCCGCGAAGGCCCTGCACGAGCTGCGCGACCTGGTGCGCGGCATCCACCCGCCCGTCCTCGCCGACCGGGGCATCGGCGACGCGATCAAGGCCCTCGCCCTCGACCACCCGATGCGCACCGAGGTGACGGTGGAGCTCGACGGGCGGCCCGAGCCGCCGGTGGAGTCCGCCGCGTACTTCGCGGTGTCGGAGATCCTCACGAACGCCGCGAAGCACTCCGACGGGACGCGGCTGTGGATCGACGTCCGGCACGAGGCGGGGATGCTGCGGATCTCGGTCACCGACGACGGGCGCGGCGGCGCGTCCCTCGCGGACGGGACCGGGCTGCGGGGCGTCGAGCGCCGGATCGGTACATTCGACGGCGTCCTCGCCCTCAACTCCCCCGCGGGCGGCCCGACGATCGCGACCCTGGAGCTGCCGTGCGCGTTGTCCTCGCCGAAGACCTCGCTCTCCTGA
- a CDS encoding polysaccharide deacetylase family protein → MVDDETTGTSRRRALWLFGAVAALALAADEVRAPNGYRTAEAEIVPATPAVNPAPPRARLRPASWTPGRLVALDEPVRELTRLSPPPPAKTIALTIDDGPHPEWTPKMLDLLAEHDVRATFFIIGEQVGDHRDLTRRIADAGHQICNHTMHHPLSLDGMSTKAVREEVVEAHDRIADATGVLPGFFRAPGGNWSDRVMDVIAEFGMLPIDWSIDPRDWARPGTRRVRDRLLEAGDGDILLCHDGGGDRSQTIKGLRKAIPELKKRGLTFATL, encoded by the coding sequence GTGGTGGACGACGAGACGACCGGGACGTCCCGCCGTCGGGCCCTCTGGCTGTTCGGGGCCGTCGCCGCGCTCGCCCTCGCGGCGGACGAGGTGCGCGCGCCGAACGGGTACCGGACGGCCGAGGCGGAGATCGTCCCGGCGACCCCTGCGGTGAATCCGGCGCCGCCGCGCGCCCGGCTGCGCCCCGCGAGCTGGACGCCCGGACGGCTCGTCGCGCTCGACGAACCGGTCCGGGAACTGACGCGATTGTCCCCGCCCCCGCCCGCGAAGACGATCGCCCTCACCATCGACGACGGCCCCCACCCCGAGTGGACGCCGAAGATGCTCGACCTCCTCGCCGAGCACGACGTCCGCGCCACGTTCTTCATCATCGGCGAGCAGGTGGGGGACCACCGCGACCTCACCCGCCGCATCGCCGACGCGGGCCACCAGATCTGCAACCACACGATGCACCACCCGCTCAGCCTCGACGGCATGTCGACGAAGGCGGTCCGCGAGGAGGTCGTCGAGGCGCACGACCGCATCGCCGACGCCACCGGCGTCCTGCCCGGCTTCTTCCGCGCCCCGGGCGGCAACTGGTCCGACCGCGTCATGGACGTGATCGCCGAGTTCGGGATGCTCCCCATCGACTGGTCGATCGACCCCCGCGACTGGGCCCGCCCCGGCACCCGCCGCGTCCGCGACCGCCTCCTGGAGGCCGGGGACGGCGACATCCTGCTGTGCCACGACGGCGGCGGCGACCGCTCGCAGACGATCAAGGGACTGCGGAAGGCGATCCCGGAGCTGAAGAAGCGCGGCCTCACCTTCGCGACCCTCTGA
- a CDS encoding aminotransferase class IV family protein, whose protein sequence is MMSEFVVQLDGRAATEAELGPLAFAGYAHFTAMQVRGGGVRGLDLHLERLRNASAEMFGRAIPDERIRALLRTALADGPDDVSLTATVFGAAGEFTAADVEPRVLVRTGPPASGPAGPLALAAVEHERDLPAVKHVGEVGKTYHLRRAVARGFDDAAFVDRRRRFSEGTIWNLAFWDGSAVVWPRAAMLAGTTMGIVRRRLGALGVVQRDAEVTLDDVPDLAGAVVMNSWTPGVAVHRIEDAKLPDARDFLALLHRAHGDEPLTSP, encoded by the coding sequence ATGATGAGCGAGTTCGTCGTGCAGCTGGACGGGCGGGCCGCGACCGAGGCGGAGCTGGGCCCGCTGGCGTTCGCCGGGTACGCGCACTTCACCGCGATGCAGGTGCGGGGCGGCGGGGTCCGGGGCCTCGACCTGCACCTGGAGCGGCTCCGGAACGCGTCGGCCGAGATGTTCGGACGGGCGATTCCGGACGAACGGATCCGGGCGCTTCTCCGGACGGCGCTCGCGGACGGCCCGGACGACGTGTCGCTGACGGCGACCGTGTTCGGGGCGGCGGGCGAGTTCACGGCGGCCGACGTGGAGCCCCGGGTGCTCGTGCGCACCGGGCCGCCGGCGTCCGGGCCGGCGGGCCCGCTGGCGCTGGCGGCGGTCGAGCACGAGCGGGACCTCCCGGCGGTGAAGCACGTCGGCGAGGTCGGGAAGACCTACCACCTGCGGCGGGCGGTGGCGCGGGGGTTCGACGACGCCGCGTTCGTCGACCGCCGGAGACGGTTCAGCGAGGGGACGATCTGGAACCTGGCCTTCTGGGACGGTTCGGCGGTCGTGTGGCCGAGGGCGGCGATGCTCGCGGGGACGACGATGGGCATCGTCCGCCGGAGGCTCGGCGCGCTCGGGGTCGTGCAGCGGGACGCCGAGGTGACCCTCGACGACGTGCCGGACCTCGCCGGGGCGGTCGTCATGAACTCGTGGACACCGGGCGTCGCCGTCCACCGGATCGAGGACGCGAAGCTGCCCGACGCCCGCGATTTCCTCGCGCTCCTCCACCGGGCCCACGGGGACGAGCCGCTGACGTCCCCGTGA
- a CDS encoding type III PLP-dependent enzyme domain-containing protein codes for MAESIDNAAVDALADERLDWRFKAIPASADGMSVADVRADPLPLDAFGTPLLTLDAAALDHNIAAMAAWTRDAGVDLAPHGKTTMAPALWRRQLEAGAWGITLANLPQLRVARAFGVRRLMLANALVDPAGLAWLGAQLDTDPEFEFVSWVDSVRTVALMDEALRAARVNRPVHVCVELGGPHGRTGARDDADARAIADAVRRAPALRLAGAGGYEGAFAHDASGESRAAVDAYLRRVADLHRGLDYETDEPIVTAGGSAYFDQVVEVLGDLPGRTVLRSGAYVIHDDGFYRGISPFARGASGTRLRSAMHGWARVVSRPEPALALVDVGKRDVPYDEGLPEPQLVRGKGTGPVAGARVTAVNDQHGFLRDASVEVGDVVRLGLSHPCTAFDKWTLIPVVDDADAERPRVVDLVRTWF; via the coding sequence ATGGCGGAGAGCATCGACAACGCGGCGGTGGACGCGCTCGCGGACGAGCGGCTCGACTGGCGCTTCAAGGCGATACCCGCCTCGGCGGACGGCATGTCGGTCGCGGACGTCCGCGCCGACCCGCTCCCGCTCGACGCGTTCGGCACGCCGCTGCTGACCCTCGACGCCGCCGCCCTCGACCACAACATCGCCGCGATGGCCGCCTGGACGCGCGACGCCGGGGTGGACCTCGCGCCGCACGGCAAGACGACGATGGCCCCGGCGCTGTGGCGGCGGCAGCTCGAGGCGGGCGCCTGGGGCATCACGCTCGCGAACCTCCCGCAGCTGCGCGTGGCGCGCGCGTTCGGCGTCCGCCGGCTGATGCTCGCGAACGCGCTCGTCGACCCGGCCGGGCTCGCGTGGCTCGGCGCCCAGCTCGACACCGACCCCGAGTTCGAGTTCGTGTCGTGGGTCGACTCGGTCCGGACGGTCGCGCTGATGGACGAGGCGCTGCGGGCCGCGCGGGTGAACCGCCCGGTGCACGTGTGCGTCGAGCTGGGCGGCCCGCACGGGCGCACCGGCGCCCGCGACGACGCCGACGCGCGGGCGATCGCGGACGCCGTCCGCCGCGCGCCCGCGCTGCGCCTCGCCGGGGCCGGGGGCTACGAGGGCGCGTTCGCGCACGACGCGTCCGGCGAGAGCCGCGCCGCCGTGGACGCCTACCTGCGCCGCGTCGCCGACCTGCACCGCGGCCTCGACTACGAGACGGACGAACCGATCGTGACGGCGGGCGGCAGCGCCTACTTCGACCAGGTCGTCGAGGTGCTCGGAGACCTCCCCGGACGGACGGTCCTGCGATCGGGCGCGTACGTGATCCACGACGACGGCTTCTACCGGGGCATCTCCCCGTTCGCGCGCGGCGCGTCCGGGACCCGGCTGAGATCGGCGATGCACGGGTGGGCGCGCGTGGTGTCCCGCCCGGAGCCCGCGCTCGCGCTCGTCGACGTGGGCAAGCGCGACGTCCCGTACGACGAGGGCCTGCCCGAACCGCAGCTCGTCCGCGGCAAGGGGACCGGGCCCGTGGCGGGCGCGCGCGTCACCGCCGTCAACGACCAGCACGGCTTCCTGCGGGACGCGTCCGTCGAGGTCGGCGACGTCGTCCGGCTCGGCCTTTCGCACCCGTGCACCGCGTTCGACAAGTGGACGCTGATCCCCGTCGTGGACGACGCGGACGCCGAACGCCCGCGCGTCGTCGACCTCGTCCGGACGTGGTTCTGA
- a CDS encoding helix-turn-helix transcriptional regulator: MDDRQATQEFDTARAPGTPPALDPHAELGEFLRSRRARLTPEDVGLPTFGRHRRVPGLRREELAQLAGVSVAYLTRLEQGRAHNASAEVLDALARALRLTGTERTHLDHLAWCRHHGDEPAPEEVRPALRAMLAALDGTPAYVTGRRTDVLAWNAPAAALFGDFAASGGNLARLVFLRSDHPFADREPEAADIVAALRRDATCHPDDPLLAALVGELSLHSAEFARLWARHHVEERAHGTRRLRHPLVGDLDLAFETFRLPDGSEQTLTVHHAPPGSAAADHLRFLTSWGDDAP, encoded by the coding sequence ATGGACGATCGGCAGGCCACGCAGGAGTTCGACACCGCCCGCGCCCCCGGCACGCCACCCGCCCTGGATCCGCACGCCGAGCTCGGCGAGTTCCTGCGCAGCCGCCGCGCGCGGCTCACCCCCGAGGACGTCGGGCTGCCGACGTTCGGGCGGCACCGGCGCGTGCCCGGCCTGCGCCGCGAGGAACTCGCGCAGCTCGCCGGAGTGTCCGTCGCGTACCTCACCCGGCTGGAGCAGGGCCGCGCCCACAACGCGTCCGCCGAGGTCCTGGACGCGCTGGCCCGCGCCCTGCGGCTCACCGGCACCGAGCGCACCCACCTCGACCACCTGGCCTGGTGCCGCCACCACGGCGACGAGCCCGCCCCCGAGGAGGTGCGGCCCGCGCTCCGCGCCATGCTCGCCGCCCTGGACGGGACGCCCGCGTACGTGACGGGACGCCGCACGGACGTCCTCGCGTGGAACGCGCCCGCCGCGGCCCTGTTCGGCGACTTCGCCGCCTCCGGCGGCAACCTCGCCCGCCTGGTGTTCCTGCGGTCCGACCACCCGTTCGCGGACCGGGAACCGGAGGCCGCCGACATCGTCGCCGCCCTGCGGCGGGACGCGACCTGCCACCCGGACGACCCGCTGCTGGCGGCGCTCGTCGGCGAGCTGTCGCTGCACAGCGCGGAGTTCGCGCGCCTGTGGGCGCGGCACCACGTCGAGGAGCGCGCCCACGGGACGCGGCGGCTGCGCCATCCGCTGGTCGGCGACCTCGACCTCGCGTTCGAGACGTTCCGGCTCCCCGACGGCTCCGAGCAGACGCTGACCGTCCACCACGCCCCACCGGGCTCCGCCGCCGCCGACCACCTGCGCTTCCTCACCAGCTGGGGCGACGACGCCCCCTAG
- a CDS encoding type II toxin-antitoxin system RelE/ParE family toxin encodes MSTLWRIEIEPEVRQWSGLLTDRHYDKAERAADMLASQPTTLGEPYSRHLGGKVRELRFVLDGNSVRITYWLAPQQRIVLLTVFRKTRQREEAEIERARQAQKVCEAEHDPAEHTYDRSKEDTP; translated from the coding sequence GTGAGCACGCTGTGGCGGATCGAGATCGAGCCGGAGGTCCGGCAATGGTCGGGGCTTCTCACCGACCGGCACTACGACAAGGCCGAACGAGCAGCCGACATGCTCGCGTCCCAGCCGACCACGCTGGGCGAACCGTACTCGCGCCACCTCGGCGGGAAGGTGCGCGAGCTACGCTTCGTCTTGGACGGCAACTCGGTCCGCATCACCTACTGGCTCGCCCCGCAGCAACGGATCGTCCTGCTCACCGTGTTCCGCAAGACCAGGCAACGCGAGGAGGCGGAGATCGAGCGGGCCCGGCAGGCACAGAAGGTGTGCGAAGCCGAGCATGATCCCGCCGAGCACACCTACGACCGAAGCAAGGAGGACACGCCGTGA
- a CDS encoding helix-turn-helix domain-containing protein, with amino-acid sequence MNHTQWKTRRTKRLLGETVEESPAYVEAGHALALGQAVHDRRVALGVSQAELARRAGMTQPQISNIEGGDSVPTLPLLTRLAGALDASLTIRLDNSDSTFVFTPHRPPAPDATSGDGHTSAA; translated from the coding sequence GTGAACCACACCCAATGGAAGACCCGCCGAACGAAGAGGCTCTTGGGCGAAACGGTCGAGGAATCCCCCGCCTACGTCGAAGCCGGACATGCACTCGCGCTCGGCCAGGCCGTCCATGACCGCCGCGTCGCCCTGGGCGTCTCCCAAGCCGAGCTGGCTCGCCGTGCGGGCATGACACAGCCGCAGATCTCCAACATCGAGGGCGGCGACTCGGTGCCCACCCTGCCCCTGCTCACCCGACTCGCCGGCGCGCTGGACGCCTCCCTGACCATCCGGCTGGACAACAGCGATTCCACCTTCGTATTCACGCCTCACCGCCCCCCGGCCCCCGACGCGACGTCCGGTGACGGGCACACCTCGGCTGCCTAG